A region from the Sutcliffiella horikoshii genome encodes:
- the queG gene encoding tRNA epoxyqueuosine(34) reductase QueG: MNEEKLKEEVIAYSKQIGIDKIGFASAGIFTGLKERLITQQELNYQSGFEEPDIEKRTNPELIVPKAKSIIAIALAYPSKMKDAPRSTREERRGIFCRASWGVDYHDILREKLSLLEAFIKEKRPDALMKLMVDTGELSDRAVAERAGIGWSGKNCAIITPEFGSYVYLGEMITTLPFEPDTPLEDNCGTCNKCVEVCPTGALVQGGQLDSNKCIAFLTQTKGFLAEEYRTKLGNRLYGCDTCQTVCPENKGKNFHLHPEMEPDPEIVKPKLKPLLTISNREFKENFGKISGSWRGKKPIQRNAIIALAHYKDTSSIPDLLSLLKNDPRPVIRGTAAWAVGKIGDKQALESLQNYKATEKDPEVLKELEKGIGMLTE, encoded by the coding sequence TTGAATGAGGAAAAATTAAAAGAAGAAGTAATCGCCTATAGTAAACAAATAGGCATTGATAAGATTGGATTTGCCAGCGCCGGAATCTTCACTGGTCTAAAAGAAAGACTAATCACTCAACAGGAGCTCAACTATCAATCAGGATTCGAGGAACCTGATATAGAAAAACGCACTAACCCTGAGCTCATAGTACCCAAAGCGAAAAGCATCATTGCTATTGCTCTTGCCTATCCTTCCAAAATGAAAGACGCACCAAGAAGCACTAGGGAAGAGCGACGCGGGATATTTTGCCGTGCATCTTGGGGAGTCGATTACCACGATATTTTACGTGAGAAACTCAGCTTGCTAGAAGCATTTATAAAAGAAAAACGTCCAGACGCTCTAATGAAATTGATGGTAGATACCGGTGAGCTTAGTGACAGGGCGGTTGCTGAACGTGCAGGTATCGGATGGAGCGGAAAAAACTGTGCCATTATAACGCCTGAATTTGGTTCCTATGTGTATTTAGGAGAAATGATTACTACATTACCCTTTGAACCAGATACACCACTAGAAGACAACTGTGGGACCTGTAATAAATGTGTGGAAGTCTGTCCTACAGGTGCACTCGTTCAAGGTGGACAACTCGATTCCAATAAATGCATTGCATTCCTAACACAAACAAAAGGCTTCCTTGCCGAAGAATATCGCACCAAATTAGGGAACAGGCTATATGGTTGTGATACTTGCCAGACAGTGTGTCCTGAAAATAAAGGCAAAAACTTTCATCTTCACCCTGAAATGGAGCCCGATCCTGAAATTGTAAAACCGAAACTAAAACCTCTTTTGACCATCTCCAACAGAGAATTTAAAGAGAACTTTGGTAAGATCTCTGGATCCTGGCGTGGGAAAAAACCGATACAGCGAAACGCCATTATTGCGCTAGCTCATTACAAAGATACTTCGTCTATTCCTGATCTCCTAAGTCTATTAAAAAATGATCCTCGTCCGGTAATAAGAGGAACAGCAGCCTGGGCAGTAGGAAAAATAGGTGATAAGCAAGCTTTAGAATCACTGCAAAATTATAAAGCAACGGAAAAAGATCCTGAAGTGTTAAAAGAACTTGAAAAAGGAATTGGCATGCTAACTGAATAG
- a CDS encoding B3/B4 domain-containing protein yields MRVLVAENVAGKFGIIFYKDITVGSSPQMLKGRIRLFQESLHLDLEDKDMKDIPGVAEWRSVFKETGTDPSRYRPSVEALYRRVKKGQFLQPFNSAVDLNNFFSMKYEIPLGIYDADKITGDVRISVGDETVSYEGLNGREIKLTNMLHTSDEAGPFGSPFVDSRRTAVSEESTTSALHVVYFKPSMESGECEEMLAAISEMFLQVHGGTSEYWVLD; encoded by the coding sequence ATGAGGGTTTTGGTTGCTGAAAATGTAGCTGGGAAGTTCGGTATCATTTTTTATAAAGATATTACAGTTGGTTCCTCTCCACAGATGTTAAAAGGCAGAATCCGCCTTTTCCAAGAATCACTTCACTTGGATTTAGAAGATAAGGATATGAAAGATATTCCCGGGGTGGCCGAGTGGCGTTCTGTATTCAAGGAAACAGGGACAGATCCATCTAGGTATCGTCCATCTGTCGAGGCGTTGTACCGTAGGGTGAAAAAAGGACAATTCCTACAACCGTTCAATTCAGCTGTCGATTTGAATAACTTTTTTTCTATGAAATATGAAATACCTTTAGGAATCTATGATGCTGATAAGATTACCGGCGATGTAAGGATTTCGGTGGGTGACGAGACTGTAAGCTATGAAGGGTTAAATGGACGAGAAATTAAGTTAACTAATATGCTTCACACGAGTGACGAGGCAGGTCCGTTTGGAAGTCCTTTTGTCGATAGTCGCAGGACGGCCGTCTCAGAGGAGAGCACTACTTCTGCGTTGCATGTTGTGTATTTCAAGCCTTCCATGGAAAGTGGGGAATGTGAAGAAATGCTTGCGGCGATTAGCGAGATGTTTCTGCAGGTTCATGGTGGAACGAGTGAGTATTGGGTTTTGGATTAA
- a CDS encoding nuclease-related domain-containing protein, protein MVLVLKERKEPSELKLLRMLKARGGLVDESRFWNLEKGYRGEVLFDKWFSALDGEWIVVNDLLLEYGGSLFQIDSLVIGADRVYLFEVKNFEGDFYLDEGRWMSISNNEIKNPLLQMQRCETALRQLLRSLGFQSSIEATLIFINPEFTLFNCSPNLPFVFCSQLNRFSKKLLKQSSSSARLNARHSRLAEKLCELHMEKSPYERLPEYRYEDLRKGIVCVGCGGMGVRHGRKMIICNECDFKEEYKASVIRSITELMSLFPERPLTSKNIFEWCNGLVTLRSIQRILIKNFSLEGFGRSSHYIKL, encoded by the coding sequence ATGGTCTTAGTGTTGAAAGAGCGTAAGGAGCCTAGTGAGCTGAAGTTATTAAGGATGCTGAAGGCGCGCGGGGGCTTAGTGGATGAAAGTCGCTTTTGGAACTTGGAAAAAGGTTATCGGGGAGAGGTTCTATTTGATAAATGGTTCTCTGCCTTGGATGGCGAGTGGATTGTAGTGAATGATCTGCTGCTCGAGTATGGAGGCAGTTTGTTTCAAATCGACTCACTTGTGATTGGAGCGGATAGGGTGTACCTTTTTGAAGTGAAGAACTTTGAAGGTGATTTCTATCTAGATGAAGGAAGGTGGATGTCCATCAGTAATAATGAAATTAAAAATCCCTTGTTACAAATGCAACGGTGTGAAACCGCGTTAAGACAACTTCTCAGAAGCCTCGGATTTCAATCCTCCATAGAAGCTACCCTCATTTTTATAAACCCCGAGTTTACCCTCTTTAATTGTTCTCCTAATTTACCTTTCGTGTTCTGTTCCCAATTAAATCGGTTTTCTAAGAAGTTGTTGAAGCAATCTTCTAGTTCAGCAAGGCTAAATGCACGTCACTCTCGTTTGGCTGAGAAGTTGTGTGAGCTGCATATGGAGAAGTCGCCGTATGAACGGCTGCCTGAGTATAGGTATGAGGATTTGCGGAAGGGGATTGTTTGTGTTGGGTGTGGGGGGATGGGGGTTCGGCATGGAAGAAAAATGATAATTTGTAATGAATGTGATTTTAAAGAAGAATATAAAGCATCGGTAATCAGAAGTATTACAGAATTAATGAGTCTATTCCCTGAAAGACCATTAACTTCGAAAAATATCTTTGAGTGGTGTAATGGATTAGTTACATTAAGATCCATACAACGAATTCTTATAAAAAATTTTTCTTTAGAGGGATTTGGTCGATCTTCGCACTATATAAAATTATAA
- a CDS encoding amidase domain-containing protein, translating into MREKLRAHIQDRLDTYVYKSKQTSRTIMNDVTIKQKQEAHKRRGAEIVKCSATARIHSIHEDEKQREATVFYEIHIRYLIKQREKLYLEEEADQRYSEWIDGELIQDFSIQDEGDRTSARFIPPQEEEEEQQPLRFKYSRVEAVRYAEQYWNSYNPQFKKFEVNCTNYISQCLYAGGAPMVGYPKKSGGWWMRNNDWSYTWAVAHALRWYLPSAKQGLKAKEVPSASKLMPGDVICYDFEGDGRFDHNTIVVAKDENGEPLVNANTYNSRMRYWKYEDSTAYTPNIKYKFFHVQDR; encoded by the coding sequence ATGAGGGAAAAGCTGAGAGCACATATTCAAGACCGTCTTGATACTTATGTCTACAAAAGCAAGCAAACGAGCAGAACAATAATGAACGATGTCACCATAAAACAAAAACAAGAAGCACATAAGCGTAGAGGTGCGGAGATAGTTAAGTGCAGTGCGACGGCGAGGATTCATTCGATTCATGAGGATGAAAAACAGCGGGAGGCCACTGTTTTTTACGAGATTCACATTCGGTATTTAATAAAGCAAAGGGAAAAATTGTATCTAGAGGAAGAAGCAGATCAGCGTTATTCTGAATGGATTGATGGTGAACTCATACAAGATTTCTCCATTCAGGATGAGGGGGATCGGACTTCAGCTCGTTTCATTCCGCCACAAGAGGAGGAGGAAGAGCAACAGCCATTGCGATTCAAATATAGTCGGGTGGAAGCAGTCAGGTATGCGGAGCAATATTGGAACAGTTATAATCCTCAGTTTAAGAAGTTTGAGGTGAATTGTACAAATTATATTTCGCAGTGTTTGTATGCTGGCGGGGCACCGATGGTCGGTTATCCGAAGAAGTCTGGTGGATGGTGGATGCGGAATAATGATTGGAGCTACACGTGGGCAGTAGCTCATGCGTTGAGGTGGTATTTGCCTAGTGCCAAGCAGGGACTTAAGGCGAAAGAAGTGCCAAGTGCCTCAAAGCTGATGCCGGGTGATGTGATTTGTTATGATTTTGAGGGGGACGGTCGCTTTGATCATAATACGATCGTGGTCGCAAAGGATGAGAATGGGGAGCCATTAGTGAATGCCAACACTTATAACTCGCGGATGAGATATTGGAAGTACGAGGATTCCACAGCTTATACGCCTAACATTAAATATAAATTTTTCCACGTCCAAGACCGTTAG
- the trmL gene encoding tRNA (uridine(34)/cytosine(34)/5-carboxymethylaminomethyluridine(34)-2'-O)-methyltransferase TrmL: MTIVGLHVVLYQPEIPANTGNIARTCAATNTTLHLIRPLGFSTDDKMLKRAGLDYWEFVNVVYYDSLDELFEKNKEAEFFYITKFGMKPHTSFDYSKLDKDYFFVFGRETTGLPKDLIQSNLDQCLRLPMTKNVRSLNLSNTAAILIYEALRQQDYPNLSIEFPEE; encoded by the coding sequence GTGACGATTGTGGGATTACATGTGGTATTATATCAGCCAGAGATTCCAGCTAATACAGGAAATATTGCTAGAACTTGTGCAGCTACGAACACAACATTGCATTTGATCAGGCCGCTTGGCTTTTCGACGGACGATAAGATGTTGAAGCGTGCCGGGCTTGATTATTGGGAATTTGTTAATGTGGTTTATTATGATTCTTTGGATGAGTTGTTTGAAAAAAATAAAGAAGCGGAATTCTTCTATATTACAAAGTTTGGGATGAAGCCGCATACTTCATTTGATTATAGCAAATTGGATAAGGACTATTTCTTTGTGTTTGGAAGAGAGACGACAGGTTTACCAAAGGATTTGATTCAGAGTAATTTGGATCAATGTTTGCGTTTGCCGATGACGAAGAATGTAAGGTCGTTGAATTTGTCCAATACTGCAGCGATATTAATATATGAAGCTTTGCGTCAACAGGACTATCCGAATCTTTCTATCGAGTTTCCGGAAGAATAA
- a CDS encoding PrkA family serine protein kinase yields MDILRKIEKYREEEQRLKWEGTFGQYLEILKEEPWVAQSAHSRVYNMIKDAGVEEVNGQRKYKFFSNALFGLEEALERLVEEYFHPAAKRLDVRKRILLLMGPVSGGKSTLVTILKRGLEQYTHTNRGAVYAIKGCPMHEDPLHLIPHHLREDFHNEYGVRIEGNLSPLNMMRLEKEYGGRIEDVLVERIFLSENQRVGIGTFSPSDPKSQDIADLTGSIDFSTIAEFGSESDPRAYRFDGELNKANRGMMEFQEMLKCDEKFLWHLLSLTQEGNFKAGRFALISADELIVAHTNETEYRSFISNKKNEALHSRIIVMPVPYNLRLSEEERIYEKMINESDVANVHIAPHTLRVAAMFTILTRLKEAKRGDIDLVKKMRLYDGESVEGFNSVDVQELKKEYGDEGMSGIDPRYVINRISSTIIRKEIPSINALDVLRSLKEGLDQHASISNEDRERFLNFISVARKEYDNIAKKEVQKAFVYSYEESAKTLMDNYLDNVEAYCNKAKLRDPLTGEEMSADEKLMRSIEEQIGISENAKKAFREEILIRISAYARKGKRFDYNSHERLREAIQKKLFADLKDVVKITTSSKTPDETQLKKINEVVARLVDEHGYNSTSANDLLRYVGSLLNR; encoded by the coding sequence ATGGATATTTTACGTAAAATTGAAAAGTATCGGGAAGAAGAACAGAGGCTGAAGTGGGAAGGAACCTTCGGGCAGTACTTGGAGATTTTGAAAGAAGAACCATGGGTAGCTCAATCCGCACATTCACGGGTTTACAATATGATTAAAGATGCTGGGGTAGAAGAGGTCAATGGCCAGCGGAAGTATAAATTCTTTAGCAATGCCCTTTTTGGTTTAGAAGAAGCGTTGGAGCGGTTGGTGGAGGAGTATTTCCATCCGGCTGCAAAAAGATTGGATGTTAGAAAGAGGATCTTATTATTAATGGGGCCTGTAAGTGGAGGGAAATCCACGCTGGTCACCATCCTTAAACGCGGACTTGAGCAGTACACTCATACGAATAGAGGAGCGGTATATGCCATAAAGGGATGCCCGATGCATGAAGATCCGCTTCATCTAATTCCGCATCATTTGAGAGAAGATTTTCATAATGAGTATGGAGTTAGAATTGAAGGAAATCTGTCGCCGTTAAATATGATGAGGCTTGAAAAGGAATATGGAGGCAGAATTGAAGATGTGCTGGTGGAGCGTATTTTCCTGTCAGAGAATCAACGTGTAGGGATTGGAACATTCAGTCCGTCTGATCCGAAATCACAGGACATTGCGGACTTGACCGGAAGCATCGACTTCTCGACCATCGCGGAGTTCGGTTCTGAGTCTGACCCCCGTGCATACCGTTTTGACGGGGAGCTGAACAAGGCGAACCGTGGGATGATGGAGTTCCAGGAGATGCTGAAATGTGATGAGAAATTCTTGTGGCATCTATTATCCTTAACGCAGGAAGGTAATTTTAAAGCAGGACGATTCGCGTTGATCAGTGCGGATGAGCTTATTGTCGCGCATACGAATGAAACGGAGTATCGCTCCTTCATTTCTAATAAAAAGAATGAAGCCTTGCATTCGCGTATTATCGTGATGCCGGTTCCATATAACTTAAGACTTTCTGAGGAAGAAAGAATTTATGAAAAGATGATTAATGAGAGTGATGTGGCAAATGTCCATATTGCACCACATACGCTTAGAGTGGCTGCGATGTTCACAATTCTCACTAGACTGAAAGAAGCCAAACGTGGCGATATCGACCTTGTGAAGAAAATGCGCTTGTATGATGGAGAATCTGTGGAAGGCTTCAACTCTGTGGATGTTCAGGAGCTCAAGAAAGAGTATGGTGATGAGGGAATGAGCGGGATTGATCCACGTTATGTAATTAACAGAATCTCGTCCACCATTATTCGCAAAGAAATTCCGTCCATCAATGCGCTTGATGTTCTGCGTTCTTTAAAAGAAGGGCTGGATCAGCATGCTTCCATATCCAATGAAGATAGAGAGAGATTCTTAAACTTCATTTCTGTTGCTAGAAAAGAATATGATAATATTGCCAAAAAGGAAGTACAGAAAGCATTTGTGTACTCGTATGAAGAGTCTGCGAAAACATTGATGGATAACTATCTGGATAATGTCGAGGCATATTGTAATAAGGCGAAGCTCAGAGACCCTCTTACTGGAGAAGAGATGAGTGCTGATGAGAAATTGATGCGTTCCATTGAGGAGCAAATTGGTATCTCTGAAAATGCGAAGAAGGCATTTCGTGAAGAAATCTTAATCAGAATTTCCGCTTATGCGCGCAAAGGTAAGCGATTTGACTACAACTCCCATGAGCGCTTAAGAGAAGCAATCCAGAAGAAGCTGTTTGCAGATCTGAAGGATGTTGTGAAGATTACGACCTCTTCCAAAACCCCTGATGAAACTCAGCTTAAGAAAATAAATGAAGTGGTGGCCCGCTTGGTTGATGAGCATGGTTATAACTCCACTTCAGCAAATGATCTATTAAGATATGTAGGAAGTTTATTAAATAGGTAA
- the yhbH gene encoding sporulation protein YhbH, whose translation MTMSDDANFIVSKEDWSLHRKGHDDQKRHQEKVQEAIKNNLPDLITEENIVMSNGREVVKIPIRSLDEYRIRYNYDKNKHVGQGDGDSQVGDVVARDGSGQQKGPGKGQGAGDQAGEDYYEAEVSLMDLEAALFNQLELPNLQQKERDENTIEHYEFNDIRRTGLMGNIDKKRTMMSAYKRNAMTGTASFHPIYQEDLKFKTWNEVVKPDSKAVVLMMMDTSGSMGMWEKYMARSFFFWMTRFLRTKYETVDIEFIAHHTEAKVVSEEDFFSKGESGGTICSSAYRKALELIDTKYNPTRFNIYPFHFSDGDNLTSDNQRCVKLVAELMKVSNMFGYGEVNQYNRHSTLMSAYKNVSDEKFRHYILKQKPDVFHAMKEFFKKEQNKKFA comes from the coding sequence ATGACAATGTCAGATGATGCGAATTTTATAGTGTCCAAAGAGGATTGGTCCCTCCATCGAAAAGGCCACGACGACCAAAAACGCCATCAGGAAAAGGTCCAGGAGGCTATCAAAAATAACTTACCAGATCTTATTACTGAAGAGAACATTGTAATGTCCAATGGCAGAGAGGTCGTAAAGATCCCAATTAGGTCTTTAGATGAGTACAGAATTCGTTATAATTATGACAAAAACAAGCATGTTGGCCAAGGAGATGGAGACAGTCAGGTCGGAGATGTTGTAGCCAGGGACGGGTCAGGTCAGCAGAAGGGTCCAGGTAAGGGGCAAGGAGCGGGAGATCAGGCCGGTGAGGATTATTATGAGGCAGAAGTGTCTTTAATGGATCTTGAAGCTGCGCTATTCAACCAGCTTGAGCTGCCGAACTTGCAGCAAAAAGAGCGAGATGAGAATACCATCGAGCACTATGAGTTTAATGATATTAGACGCACAGGTCTTATGGGGAATATAGATAAAAAACGTACGATGATGTCCGCCTATAAGCGGAACGCGATGACAGGTACGGCAAGCTTCCACCCAATCTATCAGGAGGATCTTAAGTTTAAGACGTGGAATGAAGTGGTGAAGCCTGATTCCAAAGCAGTCGTTCTGATGATGATGGATACGAGCGGATCAATGGGCATGTGGGAAAAATATATGGCACGAAGCTTTTTCTTCTGGATGACACGATTCCTTCGAACGAAATATGAGACGGTGGATATTGAATTTATTGCCCATCATACAGAGGCGAAGGTGGTCAGTGAAGAGGATTTCTTTTCTAAAGGGGAAAGCGGTGGGACGATTTGTTCATCTGCTTACCGAAAGGCACTGGAGCTAATTGACACGAAATATAATCCTACGCGTTTCAACATCTATCCTTTCCATTTCTCGGATGGAGATAACTTGACTTCAGACAATCAGCGTTGTGTAAAATTGGTAGCGGAATTGATGAAGGTTTCCAATATGTTTGGGTACGGGGAAGTCAACCAGTATAACAGGCATTCCACACTGATGTCGGCTTATAAGAATGTTAGTGACGAGAAGTTCAGGCATTACATTTTGAAGCAAAAACCGGATGTCTTCCATGCGATGAAGGAGTTTTTCAAAAAGGAGCAAAATAAAAAGTTTGCTTAA
- a CDS encoding SLC5/6 family protein: MTKKKYSVYILGTLQLGIGFGIVTLLSRWVTGNTILSSPEALIKYGILGGLGYSLMGAFAFILFGFIATYIRKRYPMHQTIGDLLKEKTNPVGYWYTILLLLFTGMDSMFVQATGAAILFSLIFPVPLYISLFFFFSFCFIIAGLGGMQRIHQFAGISITFIFAAVILIPVYFYIQNGVYPVYEGVQLYHPYLLFWKNIDTFYFVITGIIIGFGQVLIDRATWQRVYMLKQSRIRTIFTLTGLIWATIPLSLSSLLLVVVYSGSFHDVKILLFQLVYNINSTLLIAIFLLFCFSAISSTLNAELHATTVFTVKNAISELIPLSDQNKWHLSYWITGMQCLFLYLVVIIISPTFIELLFFFGSIYAALISPILWMIFSRDRLSSFVPSTSAIAIFLSILSSSSTGHLGAIWVSFITSTSLCACFMLFRFLSIFREEKRKRLL, from the coding sequence ATGACCAAAAAGAAATATTCCGTTTACATATTAGGAACATTACAACTTGGCATCGGATTTGGAATTGTCACTTTGCTTTCTAGATGGGTTACAGGCAACACCATCCTATCTTCCCCCGAGGCCCTTATTAAATATGGTATCTTAGGTGGACTCGGTTACTCTTTAATGGGCGCATTTGCATTTATCCTTTTTGGATTTATCGCTACATATATAAGAAAGCGCTATCCCATGCATCAAACCATAGGGGACCTTCTGAAGGAAAAGACAAATCCGGTTGGCTACTGGTACACCATATTGCTTTTGCTTTTTACAGGGATGGATTCCATGTTCGTACAAGCAACAGGCGCAGCTATTCTTTTCTCTTTAATATTTCCTGTTCCCCTATATATAAGCCTATTCTTTTTTTTCTCGTTCTGTTTTATTATTGCAGGACTTGGTGGCATGCAGCGAATCCATCAATTTGCGGGTATAAGTATTACCTTCATATTTGCAGCCGTCATCTTAATACCTGTTTATTTTTATATTCAAAATGGCGTATACCCTGTATATGAAGGTGTTCAACTCTACCATCCCTACTTACTCTTTTGGAAAAATATAGATACATTTTACTTTGTAATTACTGGGATCATAATTGGTTTTGGGCAGGTCTTAATCGATAGAGCAACCTGGCAAAGAGTCTATATGTTAAAACAGTCCAGAATTCGTACTATTTTCACTTTAACTGGCTTGATATGGGCTACCATTCCTTTGTCTTTATCTTCTTTATTGTTAGTGGTTGTCTACAGCGGGAGCTTCCACGATGTAAAAATTTTGCTTTTTCAGCTTGTTTATAACATAAACTCTACTTTACTAATTGCAATTTTTCTATTGTTCTGTTTTAGTGCCATTTCTTCCACTCTAAATGCAGAACTTCATGCAACGACAGTATTTACCGTAAAAAACGCAATAAGTGAATTGATTCCCTTAAGTGATCAAAATAAATGGCATTTATCTTATTGGATAACAGGGATGCAGTGTTTGTTTCTCTATTTAGTTGTGATTATTATATCTCCCACTTTTATTGAGTTATTATTCTTTTTTGGTAGTATCTATGCAGCCTTGATATCACCAATATTGTGGATGATATTTAGCCGTGATCGCCTTTCAAGTTTTGTTCCATCAACCTCAGCCATTGCAATCTTTTTAAGCATTTTGTCTTCTTCAAGCACTGGACATTTAGGAGCAATCTGGGTAAGTTTTATCACTTCCACATCCCTATGTGCTTGTTTCATGCTGTTCCGCTTTCTATCAATCTTTCGGGAGGAAAAGCGAAAAAGACTATTATAA
- a CDS encoding response regulator transcription factor, whose amino-acid sequence MNIILVDDEPLEIEQLTFLIQKHYPKWNVYHAFDAAQALNICEKQHIDLSFLDIHLPGKDGLELGKLLKTQHTHMEFIIVTAFQTFEYAQTSIKLGVADYLTKPVIEEELVEVLKKFKHRGNYSPSIQQALSIIHQEFKDKLTLPYLSSKIHMSPIYFSRKFMEEVGIGFSEYLNKYRIEAAAGLLAKNPNLHISTIAEECGFNSQHYFSQQFKRYYGKTPREYKVEVTH is encoded by the coding sequence ATGAACATTATATTAGTAGATGATGAACCTCTAGAAATTGAACAATTAACATTCCTTATCCAGAAACATTATCCTAAATGGAATGTCTACCATGCATTTGATGCTGCACAGGCATTAAACATTTGTGAAAAGCAGCACATTGATCTATCCTTTCTAGACATTCATCTTCCGGGAAAAGATGGTCTAGAACTGGGGAAACTATTAAAAACTCAGCATACACATATGGAATTCATCATTGTAACAGCTTTTCAAACCTTTGAATATGCACAAACCTCTATTAAACTTGGTGTGGCAGATTACTTGACAAAGCCGGTAATAGAAGAAGAACTAGTTGAAGTGTTAAAAAAATTTAAGCATCGGGGAAATTACAGTCCATCCATTCAACAGGCTTTATCAATAATTCATCAGGAATTTAAAGATAAACTCACCCTGCCATATCTTTCTTCCAAGATACATATGAGCCCAATCTATTTCAGTCGTAAGTTCATGGAGGAGGTAGGAATTGGGTTCTCTGAATACCTTAACAAATACAGAATAGAAGCTGCTGCAGGTTTATTGGCTAAAAACCCAAATTTACACATCTCCACTATCGCGGAAGAATGTGGATTTAACAGCCAGCACTATTTCAGTCAACAGTTTAAAAGATATTATGGAAAGACACCACGCGAATATAAAGTTGAGGTTACTCATTAA
- a CDS encoding sensor histidine kinase gives MLQIEDFSLYVMFCVLAPLVGAFTLLFLFIFEKRIDLLENQANKLVLEKELQQAKYFQLNQQIQPHFFFNTLNSILSLARLNRMGELIRAIEVFSKFLKVKYKSNQSICTVAEELEYSSYYLEIQKIRFQSRLTYTIAMEEQVKQVAILPFLIQTLVENAFKHSFEKYPGKAQLNITLTLSNSHVLLTVWNSSEGVHLNNYQDARGHGLTNIKRRLQHMYAEEEASFQLIHEHGGTRAVVSWPVSYPTNLKKEAKQNEHYISR, from the coding sequence ATGCTCCAGATAGAGGATTTTTCTCTTTATGTAATGTTTTGTGTACTTGCTCCTTTAGTAGGGGCTTTTACTTTATTGTTTTTATTTATTTTCGAAAAAAGAATTGACCTGTTAGAAAATCAAGCAAACAAATTGGTTTTGGAAAAGGAACTCCAGCAAGCTAAATATTTTCAATTAAACCAACAAATTCAACCTCATTTCTTTTTTAATACACTCAATTCAATCCTAAGCCTTGCTAGACTTAACAGAATGGGAGAATTAATAAGGGCCATCGAAGTGTTTTCCAAATTTTTAAAGGTGAAGTATAAGTCCAATCAATCTATTTGTACGGTGGCTGAAGAATTGGAATATTCCAGTTATTATCTTGAGATTCAGAAAATACGATTCCAATCACGTCTCACCTACACAATTGCAATGGAAGAACAAGTAAAGCAAGTAGCCATTCTACCATTTCTCATACAAACCCTTGTTGAAAATGCTTTTAAGCATTCTTTTGAGAAATATCCAGGTAAAGCACAATTAAATATCACATTGACCCTATCTAATTCCCATGTACTATTGACGGTTTGGAACAGTTCGGAAGGTGTACATCTAAACAATTATCAAGATGCCCGTGGACACGGCCTTACTAACATCAAAAGAAGATTACAACATATGTATGCAGAAGAAGAAGCTTCTTTTCAGCTAATCCATGAACATGGCGGGACTCGCGCTGTTGTTTCATGGCCTGTATCATACCCCACCAATCTAAAAAAGGAGGCCAAGCAGAATGAACATTATATTAGTAGATGA